The Ignatzschineria rhizosphaerae genome contains a region encoding:
- a CDS encoding DUF805 domain-containing protein translates to MSKQPQANLQKAPSYFSFGFTGRIGRLEFANRFVTYLLLIITIYLLYYFAIEQGLFLLFDGNDKSTDMTRGLIKLIFHAGLFGTALLLNIRMAIMRLHDLNLSGWWTCLIFTIPYIAALFVVMLPMTLNMTLYHTIFYIVAIIAIIAQLIPFLMPGNAKSNHYGTPTKTGKPIGACLLLVLIVIGGYFLYQYITLQSISIIFLQNLQS, encoded by the coding sequence ATGAGTAAACAGCCACAAGCAAATCTTCAAAAAGCACCATCTTACTTCTCATTTGGATTTACAGGAAGAATCGGGCGCTTAGAGTTTGCCAATCGATTTGTGACCTATCTGTTACTAATTATCACAATCTATCTGCTCTACTACTTCGCCATTGAGCAAGGACTATTCTTACTATTTGATGGTAATGATAAATCAACAGATATGACACGCGGTCTTATTAAGCTCATTTTTCATGCAGGTTTATTTGGAACAGCGCTCCTTTTAAATATTCGAATGGCGATTATGCGTTTACATGATCTCAATCTTTCCGGCTGGTGGACCTGTCTAATATTTACCATTCCTTATATTGCCGCACTCTTTGTTGTCATGCTCCCTATGACCCTGAATATGACCCTATATCACACGATTTTTTATATCGTAGCGATTATTGCCATCATCGCTCAACTTATCCCATTTTTAATGCCGGGTAATGCTAAATCAAATCATTACGGTACTCCAACAAAAACAGGAAAACCTATAGGTGCCTGTCTATTACTCGTTCTGATCGTTATTGGGGGATATTTTCTCTATCAATATATTACGTTACAAAGCATCTCTATTATCTTCTTACAAAACTTACAATCTTAA
- a CDS encoding amino acid permease — MSEGKEVKLKRGLKNRHIQMIALGGAIGTGLFYGSAQSIALVGPAILLAYLLGGFVIYLIMTMMGEMSTHEPVAGAFSHFSYKYWGEFPGFLAGWNYWFLYILVSMAELSVVGIYIQVWFPEIPLWASSLTVLVLITIINLFSIKIYGEFEFWFALVKVLAIMLLIALGGYLILTGADGATISNLWAHDGFFPFGVKEFLLSLVIVMFSFGGTELIGITAGEADNPKKSIPKAIKQVIWRILLFYVLSIAVLMILHPWNEIGTEGSPFVIIFQEMGFGIVNTPIGEINIPATFFNIVVLSAAISVYNSGIYSNGRMLFGLAEQGNAPKFFLKLNRNSAPFVAILFSSLCTLVAVIINFVVPEGAFMRIMSLAVAAATITWGLIVIVQYKFRKQVDLKELTFKVPFYPYSNYFALAFLALLLVMMTQSGSMVYAVIVIPVWIIALYIGFLIKKRLSKKS; from the coding sequence GTAAAACTTAAAAGAGGGCTAAAAAATCGTCATATTCAGATGATTGCTCTCGGGGGCGCAATTGGGACTGGATTGTTTTATGGTTCGGCGCAATCAATAGCCTTAGTAGGGCCGGCAATTTTGCTTGCTTATTTACTGGGTGGATTTGTGATCTATCTTATCATGACGATGATGGGAGAGATGTCAACGCATGAGCCTGTTGCGGGTGCATTTAGCCATTTTTCTTATAAATATTGGGGAGAGTTCCCTGGATTTTTAGCCGGCTGGAACTATTGGTTTTTATATATTTTAGTCAGTATGGCAGAGCTTTCAGTCGTAGGGATCTATATTCAAGTTTGGTTTCCAGAAATTCCGCTCTGGGCCTCTTCTTTAACGGTTTTAGTTTTGATTACGATTATTAACCTCTTCTCAATTAAGATCTATGGTGAGTTTGAGTTTTGGTTTGCTTTAGTGAAAGTCTTAGCAATTATGCTCTTAATTGCATTAGGTGGGTATTTAATCTTAACAGGCGCAGATGGTGCTACGATCTCAAATCTCTGGGCGCATGATGGATTCTTCCCATTTGGTGTTAAAGAGTTTTTACTCTCGCTTGTAATTGTGATGTTCTCATTTGGAGGAACAGAGCTTATTGGTATTACTGCAGGAGAAGCGGATAATCCTAAAAAGTCGATTCCTAAAGCGATTAAACAGGTCATTTGGCGAATTTTACTCTTTTATGTGCTCTCAATTGCAGTCTTAATGATTCTTCATCCTTGGAATGAGATTGGGACAGAAGGAAGCCCCTTTGTAATTATTTTCCAAGAGATGGGTTTTGGTATTGTAAATACGCCGATTGGGGAGATTAATATTCCGGCAACATTCTTTAATATTGTGGTTTTATCGGCGGCGATATCAGTATATAACAGTGGTATTTATAGTAATGGGAGAATGCTCTTTGGCCTAGCAGAGCAGGGAAATGCGCCTAAATTTTTCTTAAAGCTCAATCGAAATTCAGCGCCCTTTGTCGCTATTCTCTTCTCATCACTTTGTACTTTAGTTGCGGTGATTATTAACTTTGTAGTGCCGGAAGGTGCTTTTATGCGCATTATGTCCTTAGCAGTTGCAGCGGCAACTATTACTTGGGGCTTAATTGTTATTGTGCAATATAAGTTTAGAAAGCAAGTTGATCTTAAGGAATTAACATTTAAAGTGCCATTTTATCCTTATAGTAATTATTTTGCTTTAGCCTTTTTAGCACTACTACTTGTGATGATGACTCAATCAGGAAGCATGGTATATGCTGTGATTGTCATTCCTGTTTGGATTATTGCTCTCTATATTGGCTTCTTGATTAAAAAAAGATTGAGTAAAAAATCTTAG